A window of Pseudocalidococcus azoricus BACA0444 contains these coding sequences:
- the nusA gene encoding transcription termination factor NusA, with protein sequence MSTYRLPGLREMLNQISRERNLPKASVQEALEEALLKGYERFRRSQRLDQSHFDEEYFSNFLVELDPDDEGFRVLSTKTIVEKVDNPDHQIALTDVLEVVEDAELGDNVVLDVTPDQQEFGRMAAIQTKQVLSQKLRDQQRRLVQEEFQDLEGTVLLARALRFERRSVIMAVRSDALQPEVEAELPKREQLPNDNYRANATFKVYLKRVKDGPQRGPQMEVSRADAGLVVYLFANEVPEIEDEIVRIVAIAREANPPNPKIGPRTKIAVDTLERDVDPVGACIGARGARIQAVVNELRGEKIDVIRWSPDPGTYIANSLSPAKVEEVRLINPTQRIAHVLVAPDVISLAIGREGQNVRLATRLTGWKIEVRDATTYDYESEDRKAESAWESEEREEALDLDAAVEVNSEAATDLLLREEADE encoded by the coding sequence ATGAGTACCTATCGGTTGCCTGGCTTGCGGGAAATGCTCAATCAAATTAGTCGGGAGCGGAATTTACCCAAAGCCTCCGTCCAAGAAGCCCTGGAAGAGGCCTTACTCAAAGGTTATGAACGGTTTCGCCGCAGTCAGCGTCTAGACCAAAGCCACTTTGATGAAGAGTATTTTAGTAATTTCCTCGTCGAACTGGATCCCGATGATGAAGGCTTTCGGGTTCTTTCCACCAAAACCATTGTCGAAAAAGTGGATAATCCCGATCACCAAATTGCCCTGACCGATGTTCTGGAAGTGGTGGAAGATGCGGAACTTGGCGATAACGTGGTTCTGGATGTCACCCCCGATCAACAGGAATTTGGGCGGATGGCGGCGATTCAAACCAAGCAAGTCCTTTCCCAAAAATTACGGGATCAACAACGCCGCCTAGTTCAAGAAGAATTTCAAGATTTAGAAGGGACAGTCTTATTGGCTCGGGCTTTACGATTTGAACGGCGATCGGTGATTATGGCGGTGCGTAGTGATGCCCTCCAGCCGGAAGTTGAAGCTGAACTGCCCAAACGGGAACAACTCCCCAATGACAACTATCGGGCCAATGCCACCTTTAAGGTCTATCTGAAGCGGGTTAAGGATGGGCCGCAGCGGGGGCCACAAATGGAAGTTTCCCGAGCCGATGCTGGCCTGGTGGTCTATCTGTTTGCCAATGAAGTGCCGGAAATTGAAGATGAAATTGTCCGTATCGTTGCCATTGCCCGTGAAGCCAACCCCCCGAATCCGAAAATTGGCCCCCGGACAAAAATTGCCGTTGATACCTTGGAGCGGGATGTGGATCCAGTTGGAGCTTGTATTGGGGCTAGGGGGGCCCGCATCCAGGCCGTGGTCAATGAACTGCGGGGCGAAAAAATTGATGTGATCCGCTGGTCTCCCGATCCTGGTACCTATATTGCCAACTCCCTCAGCCCGGCCAAAGTTGAGGAAGTCCGCTTAATCAACCCCACCCAACGGATTGCCCATGTCCTGGTTGCGCCGGATGTGATTAGTTTGGCCATTGGTCGGGAAGGACAAAATGTGCGTTTGGCCACCAGGCTAACGGGCTGGAAAATCGAAGTCCGGGATGCGACCACCTATGATTACGAGAGTGAAGATCGCAAAGCCGAGTCGGCCTGGGAATCTGAGGAGCGAGAAGAAGCCCTGGATTTAGACGCGGCGGTCGAGGTGAACAGTGAAGCCGCAACCGATTTGCTGCTCCGAGAGGAAGCTGACGAATAG
- the rimP gene encoding ribosome maturation factor RimP — translation MSHPLIPIVHDLAKSVASQLGLEAVAVYFYTHHSPPTLRVDIRHPERDITLEDCAQMSHCLEEVLDASDRVTTAYVLEISSPGLSNDLTTDRDFKSFRGFAVQVTAHSPDHGQQAWQGTLIGRDEVAVYLNQKGRKITIPRDQVSLVQLQEGPS, via the coding sequence ATGTCTCACCCCTTAATTCCCATTGTTCATGATCTTGCTAAATCTGTGGCGAGCCAACTGGGCCTGGAAGCGGTCGCTGTTTACTTCTACACCCATCACTCTCCCCCAACCCTGCGTGTGGATATTCGCCACCCTGAGCGGGATATTACCCTGGAAGACTGCGCCCAAATGAGCCATTGCTTAGAAGAGGTTTTGGATGCGAGTGATCGGGTGACAACCGCCTATGTTCTGGAAATTTCTAGCCCCGGCCTGTCTAATGATTTAACCACTGATCGAGATTTCAAGTCGTTTCGGGGGTTTGCGGTTCAGGTCACAGCCCATTCCCCAGACCATGGTCAGCAGGCCTGGCAGGGAACCTTGATTGGGCGAGATGAGGTGGCGGTTTACCTGAATCAAAAAGGACGCAAAATTACGATTCCTCGTGATCAGGTGTCTCTGGTGCAGTTACAAGAGGGGCCGAGCTAG
- a CDS encoding P-loop NTPase family protein: protein MVSQLVELRPRSDAPVQAKGQPPYCVEGLIQIFTAHHRSFFTTVMAQALTIAGQGTPVLVVQFLKGGINLGVARPMTLGQHLDWVRCNVQRCLHQNDLSESEVKALAELWEFTQQAIRHSQYSLVVLDELSLAVHLGLIPEAAVINLLENRPRQLDIILTGPAVSPRLLELADQVTELRRTYRT from the coding sequence ATGGTTTCCCAACTTGTTGAACTACGCCCCCGCTCAGATGCACCCGTCCAGGCCAAGGGTCAGCCTCCTTATTGTGTCGAAGGGTTAATTCAAATCTTCACCGCCCACCATCGCAGCTTTTTTACAACCGTCATGGCCCAAGCCCTCACCATCGCTGGCCAAGGAACTCCGGTTTTAGTGGTGCAATTTCTCAAAGGTGGCATTAACTTAGGGGTGGCGCGACCTATGACCCTGGGACAGCATCTGGATTGGGTGCGCTGTAATGTCCAACGGTGTTTACATCAGAATGATCTTAGCGAGAGTGAAGTCAAGGCCTTAGCCGAATTATGGGAGTTTACCCAGCAGGCCATTCGCCATAGTCAGTACAGCCTCGTGGTTTTAGATGAGTTAAGTTTGGCCGTACATTTGGGCTTGATTCCCGAAGCAGCCGTGATCAATCTTCTCGAAAATCGTCCGCGCCAACTTGACATTATTCTTACCGGCCCCGCTGTCTCCCCCCGTCTGTTGGAATTAGCCGATCAAGTCACAGAACTACGCCGCACCTATCGCACCTGA
- the rph gene encoding ribonuclease PH codes for MTWQRPDGRDWQQLRPVSFQRHFTQFTPGSVLASCGQTRVLCTVSVRPGVPKFLEGSGQGWLTAEYRMLPGATPQRQDRELYKLSGRTQEIQRLIGRSLRAALDLPGLGERTILVDADVLQADAGTRTTAITGGYVALVDALTRLVNQGELPHLPIKHQVAAVSVGLVENQSCLDLNYAEDLAAMVDFNVVMTENLELLEVQGTAESGSFSRHQLNQMLDLAEIGIKELLDLQNQALAT; via the coding sequence ATGACCTGGCAACGACCTGATGGACGAGACTGGCAACAACTGCGGCCGGTTAGTTTTCAACGCCACTTCACCCAATTCACGCCTGGTTCGGTCTTAGCGAGTTGTGGGCAAACGCGGGTGTTATGTACGGTTTCAGTTCGGCCGGGTGTGCCCAAGTTTTTAGAAGGATCGGGGCAGGGTTGGTTAACGGCGGAATATCGGATGTTACCCGGAGCTACTCCCCAACGCCAAGACCGGGAACTCTATAAGCTATCGGGACGGACTCAGGAAATTCAACGCTTGATTGGGCGAAGTCTGCGGGCTGCCTTAGATTTACCAGGCCTGGGGGAGCGAACCATCTTAGTGGATGCCGATGTGTTACAGGCCGATGCGGGAACCAGAACCACGGCAATTACGGGCGGGTATGTGGCCTTGGTGGATGCCTTAACACGATTGGTCAATCAAGGAGAGTTGCCCCATTTACCCATTAAGCATCAAGTGGCGGCCGTATCCGTGGGCCTGGTGGAAAATCAATCCTGTTTGGATCTCAATTATGCCGAAGACCTAGCCGCAATGGTGGATTTTAACGTGGTCATGACTGAAAATCTCGAATTATTAGAAGTTCAAGGCACTGCCGAATCCGGTAGCTTTAGCCGTCATCAACTCAATCAGATGTTGGATTTAGCTGAAATTGGCATCAAGGAATTGCTGGACTTGCAAAACCAGGCCCTGGCCACCTAA
- the groL gene encoding chaperonin GroEL (60 kDa chaperone family; promotes refolding of misfolded polypeptides especially under stressful conditions; forms two stacked rings of heptamers to form a barrel-shaped 14mer; ends can be capped by GroES; misfolded proteins enter the barrel where they are refolded when GroES binds), with amino-acid sequence MSKIVIFHEESRRSLEKGINALADAVRITLGPKGRNVVIEKSYGAPQIINDGVTIAKEIELEDPLENTGAQLMREVASKTNDVVGDGTTTATVLAQALIQEGLKNVAAGANPVALRRGIDKAIAAVVTGIEAVAKPVTGDMIAQVASVSAGNDPEVGAMIAQAMNKVGKDGVITVEESKSLSTELEVVEGMQFDRGYISPYFVTDAERMIAEFNDAFLLIVDKKISSIQDLIPALEGVARSGRPLVILAEDIEGEALATLVVNKLRGVLNTIAIKAPAFGDRRKAMLQDIAVLTGGQVISEEIGLTLDQVDVGMLGQASKVTVTKDTTTILSSGGTEAAVKERVAQIRKQLEASDSEYDKEKLQERIAKLAGGVAVIKVGAATETELKDRKLRIEDALNATKAAVAEGIVPGGGTTLLHLAGKITQILAGLSPEEQTGAKIVMKALESPLAQIADNAGQEGAVVVENVRAADFNTGFNAATGAYEDLIAAGIIDPAKVVRSGLQNAGSVAGLVLTTEALVVEKPEPKSAMPPGGGGMGGMGMGGMGGMGGMGMM; translated from the coding sequence ATGAGTAAAATCGTCATTTTCCACGAAGAATCCCGCCGCTCGCTCGAAAAAGGGATTAATGCCCTGGCCGATGCCGTCCGGATTACCCTTGGCCCCAAAGGCAGAAATGTTGTGATTGAAAAAAGCTATGGCGCGCCCCAAATCATCAATGACGGTGTCACCATTGCCAAAGAAATTGAACTTGAAGATCCCCTCGAAAACACGGGCGCGCAGTTAATGCGGGAAGTCGCTTCCAAAACCAATGATGTAGTTGGCGATGGGACGACAACCGCGACGGTTTTAGCCCAGGCCCTGATCCAAGAAGGCCTGAAAAATGTGGCGGCCGGAGCTAACCCTGTGGCCTTACGCCGGGGTATTGATAAAGCCATTGCTGCAGTAGTAACGGGGATTGAAGCAGTTGCTAAACCTGTGACTGGGGATATGATTGCCCAGGTGGCCAGTGTTTCCGCCGGTAATGACCCGGAAGTGGGGGCGATGATTGCCCAGGCCATGAATAAGGTTGGCAAAGATGGGGTGATTACCGTTGAAGAGTCCAAATCCCTCAGCACCGAATTGGAAGTTGTCGAAGGGATGCAGTTTGACCGCGGCTATATTTCCCCCTACTTTGTCACCGATGCCGAGCGGATGATCGCTGAATTTAATGATGCCTTCTTACTGATTGTGGACAAAAAAATCAGCAGCATCCAAGACTTAATTCCCGCCCTGGAAGGGGTAGCTCGTTCTGGCCGTCCGTTAGTGATTTTGGCGGAAGACATTGAAGGCGAGGCCCTAGCTACCTTGGTGGTTAACAAACTCCGGGGAGTCCTGAACACTATTGCTATTAAAGCCCCCGCCTTTGGGGATCGCCGCAAGGCCATGTTGCAGGATATTGCTGTTCTCACGGGCGGACAAGTGATTTCCGAAGAAATTGGTCTCACCTTGGATCAAGTGGATGTGGGAATGCTTGGCCAGGCCAGCAAGGTAACGGTTACGAAAGACACCACGACAATCCTCAGCAGTGGGGGGACAGAAGCCGCCGTCAAAGAACGGGTGGCCCAAATCCGCAAACAACTGGAAGCCAGCGATTCCGAATATGACAAGGAAAAACTCCAGGAACGGATTGCCAAACTGGCCGGTGGTGTAGCCGTGATCAAAGTGGGAGCCGCGACTGAAACCGAACTCAAGGATCGCAAGCTCCGAATTGAAGATGCCCTCAATGCCACCAAAGCTGCGGTTGCAGAAGGAATTGTTCCCGGTGGTGGGACAACGCTTTTACACTTGGCTGGCAAAATCACCCAGATCCTGGCTGGACTTTCCCCGGAAGAACAAACCGGAGCCAAAATTGTGATGAAAGCCCTAGAATCTCCCTTAGCTCAAATTGCTGATAATGCTGGACAAGAAGGGGCTGTGGTGGTTGAGAATGTCAGAGCGGCTGACTTTAACACCGGGTTTAATGCGGCCACGGGAGCTTACGAAGACTTGATCGCCGCGGGGATTATTGATCCGGCCAAAGTTGTTCGCTCTGGGCTGCAAAATGCTGGATCGGTGGCTGGCCTGGTGTTAACCACTGAAGCGCTTGTTGTCGAAAAACCAGAACCCAAATCTGCAATGCCTCCTGGTGGTGGTGGAATGGGCGGAATGGGTATGGGAGGCATGGGCGGAATGGGTGGTATGGGGATGATGTAG
- the pgeF gene encoding peptidoglycan editing factor PgeF, with translation MSTEQGWAWQSTQFGGYLTCDLLREFPHGFFTRQFAKQSLVDLTAHLQALAQPFRVKQVHGNLIHSTTDIFDNGITTLDYEVQLPGDALVSSKPDQAVWVCSADCVPLLIADVKTGQVAAIHAGWRGTALGITPLTVQQLQAAGSQTQNLRIALGPAISGQNYQVGLDVAVTVGKSLIPFKQGLTLEERLECLQNLENSPISEDATPGRVRLDVRQVNTLQLEHLGITPDQMSVAPYCTFQDSQWFFSYRRESVKQVQWSGIVSRIPKI, from the coding sequence ATGAGCACGGAACAAGGCTGGGCCTGGCAATCTACTCAGTTCGGTGGCTATCTGACCTGTGATTTGTTGCGCGAATTTCCCCACGGATTTTTTACGCGCCAATTTGCTAAACAGTCTCTGGTTGACTTAACCGCCCATCTCCAGGCCCTGGCCCAACCCTTCCGAGTCAAGCAAGTGCATGGCAACCTCATTCACTCCACCACTGATATTTTTGACAACGGCATTACAACCCTAGATTACGAAGTCCAATTACCCGGAGATGCCTTAGTCTCTTCTAAGCCAGATCAGGCCGTTTGGGTGTGTAGTGCCGATTGTGTTCCCCTGCTCATTGCCGATGTAAAAACTGGACAAGTCGCTGCTATTCATGCTGGATGGCGAGGCACAGCGTTGGGCATTACTCCCTTAACGGTGCAACAACTCCAAGCAGCGGGTAGTCAGACTCAAAATTTACGGATTGCTCTCGGGCCCGCTATTTCTGGCCAGAATTATCAAGTGGGTTTAGATGTGGCCGTGACGGTTGGCAAAAGCTTAATTCCATTCAAGCAAGGACTAACCTTAGAAGAGAGGTTAGAATGTCTGCAAAATTTGGAAAATTCTCCGATCAGTGAGGATGCGACACCTGGAAGAGTCCGACTGGATGTTCGGCAAGTGAACACCCTCCAACTTGAGCATCTGGGAATTACTCCCGACCAAATGTCTGTTGCTCCTTACTGCACATTCCAGGATAGCCAGTGGTTCTTCTCCTATCGGCGGGAAAGTGTCAAACAGGTGCAATGGTCGGGAATTGTCTCTAGGATACCCAAGATTTAG
- a CDS encoding acyl-CoA desaturase gives MTAAQELPPQNLKPAWKTIFFMALVHLGALCALIPGTFSWSGLAVGGVLFWMTGGLGITLGWHRLLTHRSFQLPKFLEYFFAFCGALACEGGVIEWVGLHRNHHLHSDHDQDQHNSRRGFWWSHMGWMLSEIPAKSEIDRLTKDINQDPFYRFLDDHFIWIQVAFGLVLFAIGGWSWVIWGIFVRLVAVYHVTWFVNSATHQFGYRTFESDDYSTNCWWVALLAFGEGWHNNHHTYPHSARHGLQWWEFDLTWETIRLLQILGFAKKVRLVTASGEQRDESV, from the coding sequence ATGACTGCTGCCCAAGAATTACCACCGCAAAACCTAAAACCGGCCTGGAAAACGATTTTTTTCATGGCGTTGGTACATTTGGGGGCCTTGTGCGCCTTAATTCCTGGCACCTTTAGCTGGTCAGGCCTGGCTGTGGGCGGAGTCTTATTTTGGATGACTGGGGGCCTGGGGATTACCTTGGGCTGGCATCGGCTATTGACCCATCGCAGTTTTCAGCTTCCCAAATTTCTCGAATATTTCTTTGCCTTTTGTGGAGCCTTGGCCTGTGAGGGTGGCGTGATTGAATGGGTAGGACTGCATCGAAACCACCATCTCCATTCAGATCATGATCAAGATCAACATAATTCTCGGCGGGGCTTTTGGTGGAGTCACATGGGCTGGATGCTCTCCGAAATTCCGGCAAAATCAGAAATTGACCGCCTCACCAAAGATATTAACCAAGACCCGTTCTATCGTTTTTTAGATGATCATTTTATTTGGATTCAAGTTGCCTTTGGCCTGGTTTTATTTGCGATTGGAGGCTGGTCTTGGGTGATTTGGGGAATTTTTGTCCGGTTAGTGGCGGTTTACCATGTGACTTGGTTTGTGAACAGTGCCACCCATCAATTTGGCTATCGCACCTTTGAAAGTGATGACTATTCTACGAATTGCTGGTGGGTGGCTCTTTTAGCGTTTGGCGAGGGCTGGCACAATAACCATCACACCTACCCCCATTCAGCCCGGCATGGGTTGCAATGGTGGGAATTTGACTTGACATGGGAAACGATTCGCCTCTTACAGATTTTAGGATTTGCGAAAAAAGTTCGCTTAGTTACAGCCTCGGGTGAACAGCGGGATGAATCAGTGTAG
- a CDS encoding TM2 domain-containing protein encodes MPLSDQTRPKFIYKNRAVAIFLAVAGLLLPGLHKFYLRQYLWGCLYLLLGVLLPAWGIARVASIIEGVWYLLQGQGAFDAHFNPQFKALPVCPAQDA; translated from the coding sequence ATGCCACTGTCAGATCAGACCAGGCCCAAATTCATCTACAAAAATCGGGCTGTGGCGATTTTCTTAGCCGTTGCTGGATTGTTACTGCCTGGCCTGCATAAATTTTATCTGCGTCAATATCTTTGGGGGTGTCTCTATTTACTCCTAGGGGTGCTGTTGCCGGCCTGGGGCATTGCCAGGGTTGCCAGCATCATTGAAGGAGTCTGGTATTTACTCCAGGGACAAGGAGCATTTGATGCCCATTTCAACCCCCAGTTTAAGGCCCTGCCAGTCTGTCCAGCCCAAGATGCTTGA
- a CDS encoding 2TM domain-containing protein: MPQNQTAYSSDDLQGILKIALSRQQNQGEFSWDDLVEIAGELGLTPGDLIIAEQEWQANQTIQAKQAEFDLLRQRQLGQRVGRYLLIGSACVGLNTLTGWGTPWSLYVLLGLSLRLSLQAWAVYQPKGEAYEQAFQKWYRRHQFRGWLSRWTSRLLQSTLPQ; encoded by the coding sequence ATGCCCCAAAATCAGACCGCCTACTCCTCGGACGATTTACAAGGAATTTTGAAAATAGCCCTCTCGCGCCAACAAAATCAGGGGGAATTTTCTTGGGATGATCTGGTGGAAATTGCCGGGGAATTGGGCCTAACTCCGGGTGACTTAATCATTGCGGAACAGGAATGGCAAGCGAACCAGACCATCCAGGCCAAGCAGGCAGAATTTGATCTACTCCGGCAACGGCAATTGGGGCAACGGGTCGGGCGTTATCTTCTGATTGGCAGTGCTTGTGTGGGCTTAAATACGCTCACGGGTTGGGGAACACCTTGGTCGCTCTATGTCCTGTTGGGTTTAAGTCTGCGCCTCAGTCTCCAGGCCTGGGCCGTCTATCAGCCGAAAGGAGAAGCCTATGAACAAGCCTTTCAAAAGTGGTATCGGCGGCATCAATTCCGGGGTTGGCTGAGTCGGTGGACAAGTCGGTTACTCCAAAGCACATTGCCCCAATAA
- a CDS encoding carbohydrate kinase family protein — translation MHSAAAVPSLPPVLCLGEVLEDCITKDHQRHCYLGGAPANVAAGLVKLGTPAGFIGAVGQDAIGDRLVEQLEDLGVNLAGLQRVNQAPTRQVVVRHQANGDREFIGFAPVDCPCFADEQLQASQLPTSLIESARFLVMGTLGFAAPMTSRALTQALELAQNNQIKVLIDINWRPIFWTDPELAKSTIRPLLSQAQVIKLAAEEADWLFQTTDPEAIKNQVQGNTGLVVITDGERGCQFSTGTISGELPAFGVQVVDTTGAGDGFVAGLLHCLCPVQDLHNALTNPTFLTQSLQFASAVGAMVTQGAGATTPQPTASEVQRFLDCP, via the coding sequence ATGCATTCTGCTGCTGCTGTCCCGAGCCTGCCCCCTGTGCTTTGTTTGGGGGAAGTTTTAGAAGACTGCATTACCAAAGACCACCAACGGCATTGTTATTTAGGGGGTGCGCCGGCCAATGTTGCGGCTGGCCTAGTCAAGTTGGGAACTCCGGCGGGGTTTATTGGGGCAGTGGGGCAGGATGCCATTGGAGATCGGCTGGTTGAACAATTAGAGGACCTGGGGGTTAATCTGGCTGGTCTTCAACGGGTCAACCAGGCCCCCACCCGTCAAGTTGTTGTCCGACACCAGGCCAATGGCGACCGGGAATTTATTGGTTTTGCGCCCGTAGATTGCCCTTGTTTTGCCGATGAACAACTCCAGGCCTCCCAGTTACCCACCTCACTGATTGAATCGGCGCGATTTTTAGTGATGGGAACACTCGGCTTTGCTGCACCGATGACGAGTCGGGCCTTAACCCAAGCCTTGGAATTGGCCCAAAACAATCAGATCAAAGTCTTAATTGACATCAACTGGCGGCCGATTTTCTGGACTGATCCGGAACTGGCCAAATCCACCATTCGCCCACTATTATCCCAGGCCCAGGTGATTAAACTCGCTGCGGAGGAAGCAGATTGGCTATTTCAGACCACAGACCCAGAGGCGATTAAAAATCAGGTGCAAGGCAACACTGGCCTGGTGGTGATTACGGATGGGGAACGGGGCTGTCAATTTTCAACCGGGACAATTTCAGGAGAACTACCAGCTTTTGGAGTTCAGGTTGTAGATACGACTGGGGCAGGGGATGGCTTTGTGGCCGGACTCCTCCATTGTCTCTGTCCAGTCCAGGATCTGCACAATGCCCTCACCAATCCAACATTCCTGACTCAATCCCTCCAATTTGCCAGTGCAGTCGGGGCAATGGTGACCCAAGGGGCCGGGGCAACTACTCCCCAACCCACAGCCTCAGAGGTACAAAGGTTTTTAGACTGTCCTTAA
- the rplU gene encoding 50S ribosomal protein L21 gives MTYAIIATSGQQLRVEPGRFYDVNRLAADPETTLTLDQVLLVQTGTEVLVGQPLVTGATVQAEVMQHLRGPKIVIYKMKPKKKTRKKQGHRQELTRIMVTDILVDGRSMVGETPAEVVTA, from the coding sequence ATGACCTATGCCATTATTGCCACCAGCGGCCAACAACTGCGCGTCGAACCCGGCCGATTTTATGATGTGAATCGACTTGCGGCTGACCCGGAAACAACCTTAACCCTGGATCAAGTCCTCTTGGTACAAACTGGAACAGAGGTTCTGGTTGGCCAACCGCTGGTAACTGGGGCTACAGTTCAGGCCGAGGTCATGCAACATCTGCGGGGCCCCAAAATCGTGATTTACAAAATGAAGCCCAAGAAAAAGACCCGCAAAAAACAAGGCCATCGTCAAGAGCTAACCCGGATTATGGTGACAGATATTTTGGTTGACGGTCGCTCAATGGTTGGGGAAACCCCCGCTGAAGTTGTCACCGCCTAA
- the rpmA gene encoding 50S ribosomal protein L27 produces MAHKKGTGSTRNGRDSNAQRLGVKRFGGQVVKAGNILIRQRGTKVHPGTNVGRGSDDTLFATIEGVVTFERFGKSRKRISVYPLEA; encoded by the coding sequence ATGGCACATAAGAAAGGCACCGGCAGTACCCGTAACGGTCGTGACTCCAATGCCCAACGCTTGGGGGTCAAACGCTTCGGTGGACAAGTGGTCAAAGCTGGGAATATTCTCATCCGGCAACGGGGAACAAAAGTGCACCCTGGAACCAATGTGGGTCGGGGGAGTGATGATACTTTGTTTGCCACCATTGAGGGAGTTGTCACCTTTGAACGGTTTGGTAAAAGTCGCAAACGGATTAGCGTTTATCCTTTGGAAGCATAA
- the ruvX gene encoding Holliday junction resolvase RuvX has protein sequence MISALGLDFGRKRIGLAACDQLGLIAFGLKTLIHRSFAEDAQAIGYICQQREVKQLVVGLPLMMNGEIGTQARHVQRWGERLGQVLNLPVVFVDERLTSYQAEEMLRQRGYGRHSQRQRSTSQPTVDSQAAAIILQQWLDQQRSGVTAKCYAS, from the coding sequence ATGATTTCGGCCCTGGGCCTCGACTTTGGCCGGAAACGGATTGGCTTAGCAGCCTGCGATCAATTGGGTCTAATTGCCTTTGGCCTGAAAACCCTGATTCATCGCTCCTTTGCCGAAGATGCCCAGGCCATTGGGTACATTTGTCAGCAACGGGAGGTTAAGCAGCTAGTGGTTGGGTTGCCTTTGATGATGAATGGTGAAATTGGCACCCAGGCCCGCCATGTCCAGCGTTGGGGAGAACGGTTGGGGCAAGTCCTGAATCTCCCGGTTGTCTTTGTGGATGAGCGGCTCACCTCTTACCAGGCCGAAGAAATGTTACGGCAGCGGGGCTATGGGCGACATTCCCAGCGGCAACGATCCACCTCCCAACCGACCGTTGATAGTCAAGCGGCGGCGATCATTCTCCAACAATGGCTTGATCAGCAACGTTCAGGGGTGACAGCCAAGTGTTATGCTTCGTAG
- a CDS encoding DUF3727 domain-containing protein, which yields MGRNNTGQNNNSEWSPTDPEQEREQVTLLDEFGRALDCFIEFSLKFSDQEYALLQPIDFPVEIFVVLADSDDEETLMPLEEEDIDPVFDIARAILAEQNLLLKRTAHFLTVEGEVPLADEVEIVTFEEDEGSEQEEEYQPLGSKFFHQDREYAIYMPLSPMLLVARLRPGHKPEVLSPQDFQHIQPLIEEHLEKHLVDWVGDEEEDW from the coding sequence ATGGGTCGAAACAACACCGGGCAAAACAATAACTCAGAGTGGTCACCCACAGATCCTGAGCAAGAGCGTGAGCAAGTGACCCTGCTCGATGAGTTTGGGCGCGCACTCGATTGTTTTATTGAATTTAGTCTGAAATTTAGTGATCAAGAATATGCGCTGTTACAGCCGATTGATTTTCCGGTGGAAATCTTTGTGGTCTTAGCTGATAGCGATGATGAAGAAACCCTAATGCCCCTGGAAGAAGAGGATATTGATCCCGTTTTTGATATTGCCCGGGCAATTTTGGCCGAACAAAACTTGCTGTTGAAACGGACGGCCCATTTCCTAACCGTGGAAGGGGAAGTGCCCCTGGCCGATGAGGTGGAAATTGTCACCTTTGAAGAAGATGAAGGCAGCGAACAGGAGGAAGAATATCAGCCTCTGGGTTCCAAGTTCTTTCATCAGGATCGCGAATATGCCATCTATATGCCCCTCAGCCCAATGCTTTTAGTGGCCCGTCTCCGGCCTGGTCATAAACCCGAAGTTCTCTCCCCCCAAGATTTTCAACACATTCAACCCTTAATTGAAGAGCATTTGGAAAAGCACCTGGTTGACTGGGTGGGTGACGAGGAAGAGGATTGGTAA